One Osmerus mordax isolate fOsmMor3 chromosome 16, fOsmMor3.pri, whole genome shotgun sequence genomic window carries:
- the LOC136958817 gene encoding nucleolin-like isoform X1 yields the protein MAKSSKATAETRGSRTTTVKNAIEENDIDVQTVCPSPVSKDATPTADVQADSENEVTAGKGSVEEQSDTTPATATAASESTASVTVTWEPETEMADDETHGDQEDIKRAESQEEEQDENEKVVAVKSGKRKPESTVDASPSKKIKRLNDGFCLFVGSLNTSKTYDEVQNSLANYFAAQSILVQDIRLDHSRKFAYIDFPTEEDLSEALKLNGEKILDKPMRIDKAKVKEIIAKAKHARTLFVKDIPFSATKEDLKIVFDEAVDIRFLGGGPNKGIAFVDFKTEFIAEKVLKAKQGTVVGGRAIIIDFLGEKSAQMSKQAPAEATPTNTLIVKNLSYKVKGDSLKKVFKKAVSVKIPKLHGKRRGFALIKFENEDDARDAITSLQSTEINGRAIRIEYDKFIQVHEGEKVLSKTLVVRGLAKETSKETLESAFEGAIGARIVTNKDVSRGFGFVDFENPEGCKAAKDAMEDCEIDGSKVAIDYALVTRGAVKGGFRGQPKGRGAAGRGGIRGRRGGPGGGRGGDSGTKLKSGKHQKKKVQG from the exons ATGGCGAAGTCAAGCAAA GCAACTGCAGAGACAAGAGGATCCAGAACAACCACTGTCAAGAATGCCATTGAAGAAAATGACATTG ATGTTCAGACAGTCTGTCCATCCCCAGTGTCAAAAGATGCAACTCCCACTGCTGACGTCCAAGCTGATTCAGAAAATGAGGTGACCGCTGGAAAAG GTTCTGTGGAGGAGCAGAGTGACACCACCCCTGCAACAGCAACAGCTGCCTCAGAGTCCACAGCATCCGTGACGGTGACATGGGAGCCAGAGACTGAGATGGCAGACGACGAGACCCATGGGGACCAAGAGGACATTAAAAGGGCTGAGTCCCAAGAGGAGGAACAAGACGAGAACGAAAAAG TTGTTGCAGTCAAGTCTGGAAAAAGGAAACCTGAATCCACAGTCGATGCCTCTCCATCGAAAAAAATAAAGCGCCTAAATGATG GCTTTTGTCTTTTTGTTGGCAGTTTGAACACCTCTAAAACATATGATGAGGTCCAAAATTCTCTAGCAAATTACTTTGCAGCACAGAGTATTTTGGTTCAAGATATAAGGCTAGATCATTCACG GAAATTCGCATACATAGACTTTCCCACAGAGGAAGATTTATCTGAAGCTTTGAAGTTGAATGGAGAGAAGATACTGGACAAGCCAATGAGGATTGACAAGGCAAAAGTCAAAGAAATCATAGCAAAAG CAAAACATGCCAGGACGTTGTTCGTGAAGGACATCCCATTTTCAGCAACAAAGGAGGACCTAAAGATAGTCTTTGATGAGGCAGTGGACATTAGGTTTCTTGGTGGCGGTCCAAATAAAGG AATTGCATTTGTGGATTTTAAAACGGAGTTCATAGCTGAAAAAGTTCTGAAGGCAAAACAAGGGACTGTTGTCGGTGGTCGTGCTATCATTATCGACTTTTTAGGAGAAAAGAGTGCCCAAATGTCTAAACAAGCTCCAG CTGAGGCTACTCCAACAAACACTTTGATTGTGAAAAACCTGTCATACAAGGTGAAAGGAGATTCCCTGAAGAAAGTCTTTAAGAAAGCCGTCAGTGTCAAAATACCAAAGCTGCATGGCAAGAGAAGAGG ATTCGCTTTAATAAAGTTTGAAAATGAAGATGATGCCAGGGATGCCATCACATCTTTACAGAGCACAGAGATCAATGGGAGAGCAATCAGAATAGAATATGACAAGTTTATACAAGTTCATGAGGGTGAAAAAG TTCTTTCGAAGACATTGGTCGTCCGGGGTCTTGCAAAGGAGACCAGCAAGGAAACTTTGGAAAGTGCCTTTGAAGGAGCAATAGGTGCCCGCATCGTCACAAACAAAGATGTTTCCAGGGG ATTTGGGTTTGTAGACTTTGAGAACCCTGAAGGCTGCAAGGCTGCTAAGGATGCCATGGAGGACTGTGAAATAGACGGAAGCAAAGTGGCTATCGACTACGCCTTAGTCACCCGAGGGGCTGTCAAGGGAGGGTTTAGAGGTCAACCCAAGGGGCGTGGAGCTGCAGGCAGAGGGGGTATCCGTGGAAGACGGGGAGGTCCTGGGGGAG ggagaggaggtgattcAGGAACGAAGCTTAAAAGTGGAAAACATCAGAAGAAAAAAGTTCAAGGATGA
- the dis3l2 gene encoding DIS3-like exonuclease 2, whose product MDTPRQTKGPNRVRDTKRGQTQNTTPRQKDGYARLLSQHRSSKFRSYLEQYAQQSQFQGEENVPTTPIKAHSDRQDIPQRKSDQALIECSDSSDFSPSSWKGKGEESSLSLYMDKVTSRGARQDSERKEGVSDGFGRGERRDTTTSQDGDVESGEEIGSIKHRNSQHQQRRNKDQPLKEPTSNQGNNDTRDRVGRQAGSGGKEHEKKKSKKKNVPKNNMDEERDGVLHSDMNPDMTKSPHKPNNMQPQAPNSNSPADKGKKNRGGRGKKQVFEPYMSAEDVSHALKRGELIQGPIRINPKKYHEAFIPSPDSTRDIFLDGIVARNRCLNGDVVVVQLLPREQWKVVRSDTDCEGASEPESSAGKTQTPGKKTPPSPDVIIEDQYSDQEEMVKRAENISLNAKGGEGVNHDVPSKPNSTGEILQRTAKVVYIVEQKHSRAATGFLKFLPDKPFAMFAPVDHRVPRINVPLADCPHDFGSRPGDYANILFICRITHWPDDSNFAEGRLAKTLGQAGEIEPETEGILTEYDVDFSEFSHEVLGCLPQTLPWAIPPEELRRRKDLRKECIFTIDPATARDLDDALSCRPLPDGNFELGVHIADVSYFVEEGNALDFIAGRRATSVYLVQKVIPMLPRLLCEELCSLNPLTDRLTFSVIWKITPEGKILSEWFGRTVIRSCAKLSYDHAQSMIEAPDKLFAPDELPPVAPDHPVDEIHQAVLNLHAIAKRLRAQRFEGGALRLDQLKLSFTLDRETGMPQGCYVYQYRDSNKLVEEFMLLANMATAQHIYRSFPQKALLRRHPPPQSKMVDDLQEFCDQMGLSIDFSSAGALHKSLHSTLGDDEYTVARKEVITHMCSRPMQMAVYFCTGVLKEEPLFKHYALNVPFYTHFTSPIRRYADVIVHRLLAASLGCGPQLELTGEEVNKQASHCNDRKTASKRVQELSSELFFGVFVKESGPLDSEAMVMGVLDQAFDVLVLRYGVQKRIYCKALEGLEKFHFNKVGKRAEMTLVWAPEDQDKAPVRQEIAIFTLVDVQLVTDGPMKYSAVLKRPTSNGS is encoded by the exons ATGGACACACCTCGTCAAACCAAAGGGCCCAACCGGGTTCGGGATACCAAACGTGGCCAGACCCAAAACACCACGCCTCGTCAAAAAGATGGCTATGCCCGCCTTCTCAGCCAGCACCGCAGCAGCAAATTTAGATCCTACCTGGAACAGTATGCACAGCAGTCACAGTTTCAAGGGGAAGAGAATGTGCCAACCACCCCAATCAAGGCCCACAGTGACAGACAAGACATACCACAGCGAAAAAGCGACCAGGCTCTCATAGAATGTTCAGACTCATCTGACTTTTCCCCTTCTTCCTGGAAAGGTAAGGGGGAAGAGAGCTCCCTGTCTCTGTACATGGATAAGGTTACCAGCCGGGGAGCCAGGCAGGACtctgagagaaaggaaggggtgTCTGATGGGTTTGggcgtggggagaggagggacaccACCACCAGTCAAGATGGCGACGTGGAGTCTGGTGAGGAGATTGGTTCCATCAAACACAGGAACTCCCAGCATCAGCAGAGGAGGAACAAAGACCAACCATTAAAAGAGCCCACTAGTAACCAGGGTAACAATGATACAAGAGACAGGGTTGGCCGCCAAGCCGGTTCAGGTGGGAAAGAGCATGAGAAGAAGAAATCTAAGAAGAAGAATGTGCCAAAGAACAATATGGACGAGGAAAGAGATGGGGTCCTCCATTCAGATATGAATCCAGATATGACAAAGTCCCCTCATAAACCAAATAACATGCAACCACAAG CCCCAAATTCCAATTCCCCGGCTGACAAGGGTAAGAAGaacaggggaggaagaggtaaGAAGCAGGTGTTTGAACCCTACATGTCTGCTGAGGATGTCTCCCACGCTCTGAAGAGGGGAGAGCTCATCCAG GGACCAATAAGAATCAACCCTAAGAAGTACCACGAAGCTTTCATCCCATCACCA GACAGCACGCGAGACATCTTCCTGGATGGGATCGTAGCCAGGAACAGGTGCTTGAACGGGGATGTAGTGGTGGTGCAGCTGCTCCCCCGAGAGCAGTGGAAG GTGGTGAGGTCGGACACTGACTGTGAGGGCGCCAGCGAGCCAGAGTCCTCAGCTGGGAAGACCCAAACACCAGGGAAGAAAACCCCTCCCAGCCCCGATGTCATCATAGAGGACCAGTACAGTGACCAAGAGGAGATGGTTAAAAGGGCTGAGAACATCAGCCTCAATGCTAAAG GGGGAGAAGGCGTAAACCATGATGTGCCCTCAAAGCCTAATTCCACTGGAGAGATACTTCAAAGGACTGCCAAG GTGGTGTACATAGTTGAACAAAAGCACTCGAGGGCAGCGACAGGCTTCCTCAAGTTCCTCCCAGACAAACCCTTCGCCATGTTCGCCCCTGTGGACCACCGCGTACCTCGTATAAATGTCCCCCTGGCAGACTGTCCCCATGACTTTGGGTCCCGCCCTGGGGACTACGCCAACATCCTGTTCATCTGCCGCATCACTCACTGGCCAGATGACAGCAACTTTGCCGAAGG CCGCCTGGCTAAGACGTTGGGCCAGGCAGGAGAGATCGAGCCAGAGACCGAGGGCATCCTGACGGAGTACGACGTGGACTTCTCAGAGTTCTCCCACGAGGTCCTCGGCTGCCTGCCTCAGACCCTGCCGTGGGCCATCCCCCCTGAGGAGCTGCGCAGGAGGAAAGACCTGCG GAAGGAGTGCATTTTCACCATCGACCCTGCCACCGCCAGGGATCTGGATGATGCCCTGTCCTGCAGACCTCTCCCTGATG GTAATTTTGAGCTGGGCGTTCACATCGCAGATGTCAGTTATTTTGTAGAAGAGGGCAACGCTCTGGATTTCATCGCCGGCCGAAGAGCCACCAGTGTTTACCTGGTCCAGAAG GTCATCCCCATGCTGCCCAGGCTGCTGTGTGAGGAGCTGTGCAGCTTGAACCCTCTAACTGACCGGCTCACCTTCTCTGTCATCTGGAAGATCACCCCCGAGGGGAAG atCCTGAGCGAGTGGTTCGGCCGCACGGTGATCCGCTCCTGCGCCAAGCTGAGCTACGACCACGCCCAGAGCATGATCGAGGCGCCGGACAAGCTGTTCGCTCCCGACGAGCTTCCGCCCGTCGCCCCCGACCACCCCGTGGACGAGATCCACCAGGCCGTGCTCAACCTGCACGCCATCGCCAAGCGGCTCCGCGCCCAGCGCTTCGAGGGGGGCGCTCTGCGGCTGGACCAG CTGAAGCTGTCTTTCACTCTAGACAGGGAGACGGGCATGCCTCAGGGATGCTACGTCTACCAGTACAGAGACAGCAACAA GTTGGTGGAGGAGTTCATGCTGCTGGCCAACATGGCCACCGCCCAACACATCTACCGCTCCTTCCCCCAGAAGGCCTTGCTGCGACGCCACCCTCCACCACAGAGCAAGATGGTGGACGACCTGCAGGAGTTCTGCGACCAGATGGGCCTCAGTATCGACTTCTCCTCGGCCGGAGCGCTCCAC AAAAGTCTGCATTCCACCCTGGGAGATGATGAATACACAGTGGCCAGGAAGGAGGTCATCACCCACATGTGCTCCAGACCCATGCAG atggCTGTGTACTTCTGCACAGGCGTTCTGAAGGAGGAGCCCCTGTTCAAGCACTACGCCCTCAACGTGCCCTTCTACACCCACTTCACCTCCCCCATCAGACGCTACGCTGACGTCATCGTGCACCGCCTGCTGGCTGCGTCGCTTG gttGCGGGCCCCAGTTGGAGCtgacaggggaggaggtgaacaaGCAGGCGTCCCACTGTAACGACAGGAAGACAGCCTCCAAGAGAGTACAGGAGCTCAGCTCTGAGCTCTTCTTCGGGGTCTTCGTCAAG gagagcgGCCCTCTTGACTCTGAGGCCATGGTGATGGGTGTACTGGACCAGGCCTTCGATGTGCTGGTGCTGCGCTACGGGGTGCAAAAACGCATCTACTGCAAG GCTCTGGAGGGCCTGGAGAAGTTCCACTTCAACAAGGTGGGCAAGCGGGCCGAGATGACCCTGGTGTGGGCCCCGGAGGACCAGGACAAGGCCCCCGTACGGCAG GAGATCGCCATCTTCACCCTGGTTGACGTTCAGCTGGTGACCGACGGGCCCATGAAGTACAGCGCCGTGCTCAAGAGGCCCACAAGTAATGGATCATGA
- the LOC136958817 gene encoding nucleolin-like isoform X2, with protein sequence MAKSSKATAETRGSRTTTVKNAIEENDIDVQTVCPSPVSKDATPTADVQADSENEVTAGKGSVEEQSDTTPATATAASESTASVTVTWEPETEMADDETHGDQEDIKRAESQEEEQDENEKVVAVKSGKRKPESTVDASPSKKIKRLNDGFCLFVGSLNTSKTYDEVQNSLANYFAAQSILVQDIRLDHSRKFAYIDFPTEEDLSEALKLNGEKILDKPMRIDKAKVKEIIAKAKHARTLFVKDIPFSATKEDLKIVFDEAVDIRFLGGGPNKGIAFVDFKTEFIAEKVLKAKQGTVVGGRAIIIDFLGEKSAQMSKQAPAEATPTNTLIVKNLSYKVKGDSLKKVFKKAVSVKIPKLHGKRRGFALIKFENEDDARDAITSLQSTEINGRAIRIEYDKFIQVHEGEKVLSKTLVVRGLAKETSKETLESAFEGAIGARIVTNKDVSRGFGFVDFENPEGCKAAKDAMEDCEIDGSKVAIDYALVTRGAVKGGFRGQPKGRGAAGRGGIRGRRGGPGGGKGGDSGTKLKSGKHQKKKVQG encoded by the exons ATGGCGAAGTCAAGCAAA GCAACTGCAGAGACAAGAGGATCCAGAACAACCACTGTCAAGAATGCCATTGAAGAAAATGACATTG ATGTTCAGACAGTCTGTCCATCCCCAGTGTCAAAAGATGCAACTCCCACTGCTGACGTCCAAGCTGATTCAGAAAATGAGGTGACCGCTGGAAAAG GTTCTGTGGAGGAGCAGAGTGACACCACCCCTGCAACAGCAACAGCTGCCTCAGAGTCCACAGCATCCGTGACGGTGACATGGGAGCCAGAGACTGAGATGGCAGACGACGAGACCCATGGGGACCAAGAGGACATTAAAAGGGCTGAGTCCCAAGAGGAGGAACAAGACGAGAACGAAAAAG TTGTTGCAGTCAAGTCTGGAAAAAGGAAACCTGAATCCACAGTCGATGCCTCTCCATCGAAAAAAATAAAGCGCCTAAATGATG GCTTTTGTCTTTTTGTTGGCAGTTTGAACACCTCTAAAACATATGATGAGGTCCAAAATTCTCTAGCAAATTACTTTGCAGCACAGAGTATTTTGGTTCAAGATATAAGGCTAGATCATTCACG GAAATTCGCATACATAGACTTTCCCACAGAGGAAGATTTATCTGAAGCTTTGAAGTTGAATGGAGAGAAGATACTGGACAAGCCAATGAGGATTGACAAGGCAAAAGTCAAAGAAATCATAGCAAAAG CAAAACATGCCAGGACGTTGTTCGTGAAGGACATCCCATTTTCAGCAACAAAGGAGGACCTAAAGATAGTCTTTGATGAGGCAGTGGACATTAGGTTTCTTGGTGGCGGTCCAAATAAAGG AATTGCATTTGTGGATTTTAAAACGGAGTTCATAGCTGAAAAAGTTCTGAAGGCAAAACAAGGGACTGTTGTCGGTGGTCGTGCTATCATTATCGACTTTTTAGGAGAAAAGAGTGCCCAAATGTCTAAACAAGCTCCAG CTGAGGCTACTCCAACAAACACTTTGATTGTGAAAAACCTGTCATACAAGGTGAAAGGAGATTCCCTGAAGAAAGTCTTTAAGAAAGCCGTCAGTGTCAAAATACCAAAGCTGCATGGCAAGAGAAGAGG ATTCGCTTTAATAAAGTTTGAAAATGAAGATGATGCCAGGGATGCCATCACATCTTTACAGAGCACAGAGATCAATGGGAGAGCAATCAGAATAGAATATGACAAGTTTATACAAGTTCATGAGGGTGAAAAAG TTCTTTCGAAGACATTGGTCGTCCGGGGTCTTGCAAAGGAGACCAGCAAGGAAACTTTGGAAAGTGCCTTTGAAGGAGCAATAGGTGCCCGCATCGTCACAAACAAAGATGTTTCCAGGGG ATTTGGGTTTGTAGACTTTGAGAACCCTGAAGGCTGCAAGGCTGCTAAGGATGCCATGGAGGACTGTGAAATAGACGGAAGCAAAGTGGCTATCGACTACGCCTTAGTCACCCGAGGGGCTGTCAAGGGAGGGTTTAGAGGTCAACCCAAGGGGCGTGGAGCTGCAGGCAGAGGGGGTATCCGTGGAAGACGGGGAGGTCCTGGGGGAGGCAA aggaggtgattcAGGAACGAAGCTTAAAAGTGGAAAACATCAGAAGAAAAAAGTTCAAGGATGA
- the LOC136958817 gene encoding nucleolin-like isoform X4 yields MADDETHGDQEDIKRAESQEEEQDENEKVVAVKSGKRKPESTVDASPSKKIKRLNDGFCLFVGSLNTSKTYDEVQNSLANYFAAQSILVQDIRLDHSRKFAYIDFPTEEDLSEALKLNGEKILDKPMRIDKAKVKEIIAKAKHARTLFVKDIPFSATKEDLKIVFDEAVDIRFLGGGPNKGIAFVDFKTEFIAEKVLKAKQGTVVGGRAIIIDFLGEKSAQMSKQAPAEATPTNTLIVKNLSYKVKGDSLKKVFKKAVSVKIPKLHGKRRGFALIKFENEDDARDAITSLQSTEINGRAIRIEYDKFIQVHEGEKVLSKTLVVRGLAKETSKETLESAFEGAIGARIVTNKDVSRGFGFVDFENPEGCKAAKDAMEDCEIDGSKVAIDYALVTRGAVKGGFRGQPKGRGAAGRGGIRGRRGGPGGGRGGDSGTKLKSGKHQKKKVQG; encoded by the exons ATGGCAGACGACGAGACCCATGGGGACCAAGAGGACATTAAAAGGGCTGAGTCCCAAGAGGAGGAACAAGACGAGAACGAAAAAG TTGTTGCAGTCAAGTCTGGAAAAAGGAAACCTGAATCCACAGTCGATGCCTCTCCATCGAAAAAAATAAAGCGCCTAAATGATG GCTTTTGTCTTTTTGTTGGCAGTTTGAACACCTCTAAAACATATGATGAGGTCCAAAATTCTCTAGCAAATTACTTTGCAGCACAGAGTATTTTGGTTCAAGATATAAGGCTAGATCATTCACG GAAATTCGCATACATAGACTTTCCCACAGAGGAAGATTTATCTGAAGCTTTGAAGTTGAATGGAGAGAAGATACTGGACAAGCCAATGAGGATTGACAAGGCAAAAGTCAAAGAAATCATAGCAAAAG CAAAACATGCCAGGACGTTGTTCGTGAAGGACATCCCATTTTCAGCAACAAAGGAGGACCTAAAGATAGTCTTTGATGAGGCAGTGGACATTAGGTTTCTTGGTGGCGGTCCAAATAAAGG AATTGCATTTGTGGATTTTAAAACGGAGTTCATAGCTGAAAAAGTTCTGAAGGCAAAACAAGGGACTGTTGTCGGTGGTCGTGCTATCATTATCGACTTTTTAGGAGAAAAGAGTGCCCAAATGTCTAAACAAGCTCCAG CTGAGGCTACTCCAACAAACACTTTGATTGTGAAAAACCTGTCATACAAGGTGAAAGGAGATTCCCTGAAGAAAGTCTTTAAGAAAGCCGTCAGTGTCAAAATACCAAAGCTGCATGGCAAGAGAAGAGG ATTCGCTTTAATAAAGTTTGAAAATGAAGATGATGCCAGGGATGCCATCACATCTTTACAGAGCACAGAGATCAATGGGAGAGCAATCAGAATAGAATATGACAAGTTTATACAAGTTCATGAGGGTGAAAAAG TTCTTTCGAAGACATTGGTCGTCCGGGGTCTTGCAAAGGAGACCAGCAAGGAAACTTTGGAAAGTGCCTTTGAAGGAGCAATAGGTGCCCGCATCGTCACAAACAAAGATGTTTCCAGGGG ATTTGGGTTTGTAGACTTTGAGAACCCTGAAGGCTGCAAGGCTGCTAAGGATGCCATGGAGGACTGTGAAATAGACGGAAGCAAAGTGGCTATCGACTACGCCTTAGTCACCCGAGGGGCTGTCAAGGGAGGGTTTAGAGGTCAACCCAAGGGGCGTGGAGCTGCAGGCAGAGGGGGTATCCGTGGAAGACGGGGAGGTCCTGGGGGAG ggagaggaggtgattcAGGAACGAAGCTTAAAAGTGGAAAACATCAGAAGAAAAAAGTTCAAGGATGA
- the LOC136958817 gene encoding nucleolin-like isoform X3, with protein sequence MAKSSKATAETRGSRTTTVKNAIEENDIVSKDATPTADVQADSENEVTAGKGSVEEQSDTTPATATAASESTASVTVTWEPETEMADDETHGDQEDIKRAESQEEEQDENEKVVAVKSGKRKPESTVDASPSKKIKRLNDGFCLFVGSLNTSKTYDEVQNSLANYFAAQSILVQDIRLDHSRKFAYIDFPTEEDLSEALKLNGEKILDKPMRIDKAKVKEIIAKAKHARTLFVKDIPFSATKEDLKIVFDEAVDIRFLGGGPNKGIAFVDFKTEFIAEKVLKAKQGTVVGGRAIIIDFLGEKSAQMSKQAPAEATPTNTLIVKNLSYKVKGDSLKKVFKKAVSVKIPKLHGKRRGFALIKFENEDDARDAITSLQSTEINGRAIRIEYDKFIQVHEGEKVLSKTLVVRGLAKETSKETLESAFEGAIGARIVTNKDVSRGFGFVDFENPEGCKAAKDAMEDCEIDGSKVAIDYALVTRGAVKGGFRGQPKGRGAAGRGGIRGRRGGPGGGRGGDSGTKLKSGKHQKKKVQG encoded by the exons ATGGCGAAGTCAAGCAAA GCAACTGCAGAGACAAGAGGATCCAGAACAACCACTGTCAAGAATGCCATTGAAGAAAATGACATTG TGTCAAAAGATGCAACTCCCACTGCTGACGTCCAAGCTGATTCAGAAAATGAGGTGACCGCTGGAAAAG GTTCTGTGGAGGAGCAGAGTGACACCACCCCTGCAACAGCAACAGCTGCCTCAGAGTCCACAGCATCCGTGACGGTGACATGGGAGCCAGAGACTGAGATGGCAGACGACGAGACCCATGGGGACCAAGAGGACATTAAAAGGGCTGAGTCCCAAGAGGAGGAACAAGACGAGAACGAAAAAG TTGTTGCAGTCAAGTCTGGAAAAAGGAAACCTGAATCCACAGTCGATGCCTCTCCATCGAAAAAAATAAAGCGCCTAAATGATG GCTTTTGTCTTTTTGTTGGCAGTTTGAACACCTCTAAAACATATGATGAGGTCCAAAATTCTCTAGCAAATTACTTTGCAGCACAGAGTATTTTGGTTCAAGATATAAGGCTAGATCATTCACG GAAATTCGCATACATAGACTTTCCCACAGAGGAAGATTTATCTGAAGCTTTGAAGTTGAATGGAGAGAAGATACTGGACAAGCCAATGAGGATTGACAAGGCAAAAGTCAAAGAAATCATAGCAAAAG CAAAACATGCCAGGACGTTGTTCGTGAAGGACATCCCATTTTCAGCAACAAAGGAGGACCTAAAGATAGTCTTTGATGAGGCAGTGGACATTAGGTTTCTTGGTGGCGGTCCAAATAAAGG AATTGCATTTGTGGATTTTAAAACGGAGTTCATAGCTGAAAAAGTTCTGAAGGCAAAACAAGGGACTGTTGTCGGTGGTCGTGCTATCATTATCGACTTTTTAGGAGAAAAGAGTGCCCAAATGTCTAAACAAGCTCCAG CTGAGGCTACTCCAACAAACACTTTGATTGTGAAAAACCTGTCATACAAGGTGAAAGGAGATTCCCTGAAGAAAGTCTTTAAGAAAGCCGTCAGTGTCAAAATACCAAAGCTGCATGGCAAGAGAAGAGG ATTCGCTTTAATAAAGTTTGAAAATGAAGATGATGCCAGGGATGCCATCACATCTTTACAGAGCACAGAGATCAATGGGAGAGCAATCAGAATAGAATATGACAAGTTTATACAAGTTCATGAGGGTGAAAAAG TTCTTTCGAAGACATTGGTCGTCCGGGGTCTTGCAAAGGAGACCAGCAAGGAAACTTTGGAAAGTGCCTTTGAAGGAGCAATAGGTGCCCGCATCGTCACAAACAAAGATGTTTCCAGGGG ATTTGGGTTTGTAGACTTTGAGAACCCTGAAGGCTGCAAGGCTGCTAAGGATGCCATGGAGGACTGTGAAATAGACGGAAGCAAAGTGGCTATCGACTACGCCTTAGTCACCCGAGGGGCTGTCAAGGGAGGGTTTAGAGGTCAACCCAAGGGGCGTGGAGCTGCAGGCAGAGGGGGTATCCGTGGAAGACGGGGAGGTCCTGGGGGAG ggagaggaggtgattcAGGAACGAAGCTTAAAAGTGGAAAACATCAGAAGAAAAAAGTTCAAGGATGA